One region of Cucurbita pepo subsp. pepo cultivar mu-cu-16 chromosome LG03, ASM280686v2, whole genome shotgun sequence genomic DNA includes:
- the LOC111789732 gene encoding MLP-like protein 43 isoform X1: MALYGKLETDVEIRASAEKFHEIIHQRPHHMSNICSDKIQGVELHAGEWGKVGTILYWRYVHDGKNCVVKSVIEEVDEKNNSFTWKVLEGDLLKGYKSFRIKIQSIPKEKGSVIHCGLEYEKLHKGIPDSHTFLQLCVDVAKDIDAYLMGDNNEGSFITKA, from the exons ATGGCTCTCTATGGAAAGTTGGAGACCGATGTTGAAATTAGGGCTTCAGCGGAAAAGTTTCACGAAATAATTCATCAAAGACCTCACCATATGTCCAATATCTGTTCAGATAAAATACAAGGAGTCGAGTTACATGCAGGCGAATGGGGCAAGGTTGGCACTATCCTCTATTGGCGCTACGTTCATG ATGGAAAGAATTGTGTGGTGAAGAGCGTAATAGAAGAGGTCGATGAGAAGAACAATTCATTCACTTGGAAAGTGTTAGAGGGAGACCTTTTGAAGGGCTATAAGAGCTTCAGAATTAAAATCCAATCTATCCCAAAGGAGAAGGGAAGTGTGATTCATTGTGGTTTGGAATATGAGAAGCTTCATAAAGGAATTCCAGATTCTCATACTTTTCTTCAGCTTTGTGTTGATGTCGCCAAAGACATTGATGCTTACCTTATGGGAGACAATAATGAAGGCTCATTTATAACCAAGGCATGA
- the LOC111789732 gene encoding MLP-like protein 43 isoform X2 has product MALYGKLETDVEIRASAEKFHEIIHQRPHHMSNICSDKIQGVELHAGEWGKVGTILYWRYVHDGKVHKAKKVIEDVDEEKNSFTWKLVEGDLLELYKNLKIKVQCIPKDEGSVIHYALEYEKLHEGIPDSHSLLQLCAEVTKDIEAHLMGNNNDV; this is encoded by the exons ATGGCTCTCTATGGAAAGTTGGAGACCGATGTTGAAATTAGGGCTTCAGCGGAAAAGTTTCACGAAATAATTCATCAAAGACCTCACCATATGTCCAATATCTGTTCAGATAAAATACAAGGAGTCGAGTTACATGCAGGCGAATGGGGCAAGGTTGGCACTATCCTCTATTGGCGCTACGTTCATG ATGGAAAGGTTCATAAGGCAAAGAAGGTAATTGAAGATGTTGATGAGGAGAAGAATTCATTCACATGGAAACTGGTAGAGGGAGACCTTTTAGAGCTCTACAAGAACCTCAAAATTAAAGTCCAATGTATCCCAAAGGATGAGGGAAGTGTTATTCACTATGCTTTGGAATATGAAAAGCTGCATGAAGGAATTCCAGATTCACATAGTTTGCTTCAGCTTTGTGCTGAGGTCACCAAAGACATTGAGGCTCACCTTATGGGAAACAATAATGATGTTTGA